From Anaerohalosphaera lusitana, one genomic window encodes:
- a CDS encoding type I restriction-modification enzyme R subunit C-terminal domain-containing protein, with protein MTPEEWARKLIDEQLKAAGWVIQDRNQLNLGAGIGVAVREFPMTAGPVDYLLFVNRKAAGVIEAKPVGATLGGVDWQSDKYANGVPSQIQYYHNPLPYVYESTGKETLFRNLLDPDARSRNVFSFYRPETIADEIEQADSLRARMQNFPSLIEEGLRDCQVEAITELEKSFAQGRPRALIQMATGAGKSFTAVTFIYRLIKFAKAKRVLFLVDRNNLGRQALKEFQQYVTPDDGRKFTELYDVQHLKSNTIDPISKVCITTIQRLYSMLRGDAEIETDLEEQSAYKVLSPKESPEVVYNPDIPIETFDFIITDECHRSIYNQWRQVLDYFDSFIIGLTATPSKQTLGFFNQNLVTEYPHERAVGDGVNVGYEVYRIKTQITDGGSKVEAGSYIDKRNKLTREMRWEELDDDLEYESTQLDRAVVSEDQIRTVIKTFRDKLFTEIFPGRTDVPKTLVFAKDDSHAEDIVRIIREEFGKGNDFAKKITYRTTGEKPEDLIASFRNSYNPRIAVTVDMISTGTDIKPLECLLFMRSIRSRVYFEQMKGRGTRTITQTDLKAVTSDAKAKTHFVIVDAVGVCEQDKTESRPLERKKSVSFEKLLNKIALGARDEDTITTLAGRLARLNQELSKADKEEISQVSEGKSLPSLINGLLDAVDPDKAIEEAKAVNDTAEPTNEQIEQAAENLANTACEPFDNPDLRNTLVDVKKRNEQYIDTISQDAIISAGFDEAAKERAKGVVDTFKQFIEDNKDEITALQIIYNMPYSKRHVTYEQIEELVRAIEKPPYGLSTDVVWMAYKQLEESRVKNASPQKLLADTICLIRFALGKADVLEPWSDVEQSRFERWLGEQKELGRQFTPEQMEWLTLIKDHVTASLAIEPDDFQYAPFNERGGLMRAYNLFGDDLNKIIQELNEVLAA; from the coding sequence ATGACGCCGGAAGAATGGGCACGAAAACTTATTGATGAGCAGCTCAAGGCGGCTGGTTGGGTGATACAGGACCGCAATCAGCTCAATCTTGGGGCTGGTATCGGTGTGGCTGTTCGTGAGTTCCCCATGACTGCAGGGCCGGTTGACTATCTGCTGTTCGTGAACCGCAAAGCTGCCGGTGTTATTGAGGCTAAACCCGTGGGTGCTACGCTTGGCGGGGTTGATTGGCAGTCGGACAAGTACGCCAACGGTGTTCCAAGTCAGATTCAGTATTATCACAATCCCTTGCCGTATGTCTACGAAAGCACAGGCAAGGAGACGCTGTTTCGCAATCTGCTCGACCCTGACGCTCGAAGTAGAAACGTATTTTCCTTCTATCGTCCTGAGACAATCGCAGACGAAATCGAGCAAGCTGATTCGTTGCGAGCAAGGATGCAAAATTTTCCATCTCTTATAGAAGAGGGTCTTAGAGACTGTCAAGTCGAGGCGATTACCGAACTCGAAAAATCATTTGCTCAGGGAAGGCCCAGGGCGTTGATTCAGATGGCAACGGGTGCGGGCAAAAGTTTCACGGCGGTAACCTTCATCTATCGTTTAATCAAATTCGCCAAGGCGAAGCGTGTTCTGTTCCTTGTTGACCGCAACAATCTCGGCAGGCAGGCTTTGAAGGAATTCCAGCAGTACGTAACGCCTGACGATGGGCGTAAATTCACAGAGCTGTATGATGTTCAGCATCTCAAGTCCAATACCATCGACCCCATCAGCAAGGTCTGCATAACGACCATCCAGCGGCTTTATTCCATGCTTCGCGGTGATGCTGAAATCGAAACCGACCTCGAAGAGCAGTCCGCGTACAAGGTGCTCAGTCCAAAGGAATCACCTGAAGTCGTCTACAATCCTGACATTCCCATCGAGACGTTTGATTTCATCATTACCGATGAATGTCATCGCAGCATTTACAACCAGTGGCGTCAGGTGCTTGATTACTTTGACTCCTTCATCATCGGCCTTACCGCAACTCCGTCCAAGCAGACGCTGGGCTTTTTCAATCAGAATCTTGTCACGGAATACCCACACGAACGGGCTGTTGGTGACGGTGTGAACGTGGGCTATGAAGTCTATCGTATAAAGACACAGATTACAGACGGCGGAAGCAAAGTCGAGGCTGGCAGTTACATCGACAAACGCAACAAGCTCACCCGTGAGATGCGGTGGGAGGAGCTTGATGATGACCTTGAATACGAAAGCACTCAGCTCGACAGAGCGGTTGTATCTGAGGACCAGATAAGGACGGTCATAAAGACGTTCAGAGATAAGCTGTTTACCGAGATATTCCCCGGCAGGACAGATGTGCCCAAGACGCTTGTGTTCGCCAAGGATGATTCGCATGCTGAGGATATCGTCAGGATTATCCGTGAGGAGTTCGGCAAGGGCAACGATTTCGCCAAGAAAATAACCTACCGAACTACTGGCGAAAAGCCTGAGGACCTTATTGCGAGCTTCCGAAATTCGTACAATCCGCGAATCGCAGTTACTGTGGATATGATTTCGACGGGCACGGACATCAAGCCCTTGGAGTGTCTGCTGTTCATGCGTAGCATTCGTTCGCGTGTGTATTTTGAGCAGATGAAGGGCAGGGGGACAAGGACGATTACTCAGACCGACCTTAAGGCGGTAACGAGTGATGCGAAGGCCAAAACGCATTTTGTAATTGTCGATGCGGTCGGCGTATGCGAGCAGGACAAGACCGAATCGCGGCCATTAGAGCGGAAAAAGAGTGTTTCGTTTGAAAAGCTGCTAAACAAAATCGCTCTCGGTGCCAGGGACGAGGATACGATTACAACGCTTGCGGGCAGGCTTGCAAGGCTCAATCAGGAGCTGAGTAAGGCCGACAAGGAGGAAATATCACAGGTCTCCGAGGGCAAGTCTCTACCATCCCTCATAAACGGGCTGCTCGATGCGGTGGACCCTGACAAAGCCATTGAAGAAGCTAAAGCGGTAAACGACACAGCAGAGCCTACTAACGAGCAGATTGAACAAGCCGCTGAGAATCTTGCAAATACGGCATGTGAGCCGTTCGACAATCCTGACCTGCGTAATACGCTTGTAGATGTTAAAAAGAGAAATGAGCAGTACATCGATACAATCAGTCAGGATGCTATAATTTCTGCTGGTTTCGATGAGGCTGCGAAGGAACGGGCCAAGGGTGTTGTCGATACGTTCAAACAGTTCATCGAGGACAACAAGGACGAAATCACGGCCCTGCAGATAATCTACAACATGCCCTACAGCAAGCGGCACGTGACCTATGAGCAGATTGAGGAGCTGGTCAGGGCCATTGAAAAGCCGCCGTACGGTCTGAGTACCGATGTGGTCTGGATGGCCTATAAGCAGCTCGAAGAATCAAGGGTGAAAAATGCTTCGCCACAGAAGCTGCTTGCTGATACAATCTGCCTGATTCGGTTCGCCCTGGGCAAGGCGGATGTGCTGGAACCGTGGTCGGATGTCGAGCAGAGCAGATTCGAGAGGTGGCTTGGTGAGCAGAAGGAGCTTGGCAGGCAATTTACGCCTGAGCAGATGGAATGGCTGACGCTGATAAAGGACCATGTGACCGCAAGTCTTGCCATCGAGCCTGACGATTTCCAGTACGCTCCGTTCAACGAAAGAGGCGGCCTGATGCGGGCGTACAACCTGTTCGGGGACGACCTGAACAAGATTATTCAGGAATTGAACGAAGTTCTTGCGGCATAA
- a CDS encoding type II toxin-antitoxin system RelE/ParE family toxin: MEWDFKDKNLIKLYTTGKSPKHRGLPKNVVVNFVARVNEIDAAVDIYDLWKKPALKFEKLKGKKDYCSVRVTGKWRLEFKVDWEDEEHTRGFCWITALSNHYGD, from the coding sequence TTGGAATGGGATTTCAAGGATAAAAACCTCATAAAGCTCTACACCACGGGTAAGTCCCCGAAGCACAGAGGGTTGCCAAAAAATGTGGTCGTGAATTTCGTTGCAAGAGTAAACGAGATAGATGCGGCGGTAGATATCTATGACCTTTGGAAAAAACCTGCACTAAAGTTTGAGAAGCTCAAGGGCAAAAAGGATTATTGCTCGGTTCGGGTAACAGGGAAGTGGCGATTGGAGTTTAAGGTGGATTGGGAAGATGAGGAGCACACGAGAGGCTTCTGCTGGATAACCGCTCTTTCCAATCACTACGGAGACTAA
- a CDS encoding restriction endonuclease subunit S, with amino-acid sequence MGKQKQSKGLPKGWVYATIPNIVANGGVFSDGDWVESKDQDPDGDVRLIQLADVGDGCFKNKSSRFLTEQKFKKLNCTQILPGDVLIARMPDPLGRACIFPGDKKKSVTVVDVCIVRTSQNGPEHRWLVHTINAPQFRRDVALYQSGSTRKRISRKNLAKVQFPLPPLGEQGRIVGKIEELFSDLDAGVAALEKVRGELKRYRQSVLKHAFEGKLTAKWREENKDRIEPADKLLERIANEREKNAKGKKREKLPPLDTSKLPELPEGWVWSRGDDVFYFITSGSRGWAKYYSETGKLFLRMGNLDHDSISLDLSDIQLVQPPSGAEGIRTRVQPDDILISVTADVGMTALVPKSISEAYVNQHVALARSVDSIEKRFLAWFIASSDGGQRQFALLRRGATKAGLGLDDIKTIGIPLASLAEQGQIVAEIEKHFSIADKAEQMVEDALKQSGRLRQSILKKAFEGKLVPQDPNDEPAEKLLERIRKEKQ; translated from the coding sequence TTGGGAAAGCAAAAGCAGAGCAAAGGATTGCCAAAGGGATGGGTGTACGCAACTATTCCCAACATAGTAGCCAATGGTGGTGTTTTCAGTGATGGCGATTGGGTGGAGTCAAAAGACCAAGACCCCGATGGAGATGTTAGACTGATTCAGCTGGCAGATGTTGGTGATGGTTGCTTTAAGAATAAGTCATCAAGATTTCTGACTGAGCAAAAATTCAAAAAACTTAACTGTACTCAAATCTTACCTGGCGATGTACTGATTGCACGAATGCCAGACCCACTCGGTCGGGCATGCATTTTTCCGGGTGATAAAAAGAAAAGCGTGACCGTTGTTGATGTTTGTATTGTAAGAACAAGCCAAAACGGACCAGAGCATAGATGGCTGGTGCACACGATTAACGCACCACAATTCCGAAGGGATGTCGCTTTATACCAAAGTGGTTCAACAAGGAAACGTATTTCGCGAAAGAATTTGGCCAAAGTTCAGTTTCCTCTTCCGCCGTTGGGGGAGCAGGGGCGGATTGTTGGTAAGATTGAGGAGTTGTTCAGTGATTTGGATGCGGGGGTTGCGGCTCTTGAGAAGGTTCGCGGGGAGTTAAAGCGGTATCGCCAGTCCGTGCTTAAGCATGCCTTTGAGGGTAAGCTTACGGCCAAGTGGCGGGAGGAGAACAAAGACAGGATTGAGCCTGCGGACAAGCTGCTCGAACGCATCGCAAATGAGCGAGAGAAAAACGCAAAGGGCAAAAAGCGAGAGAAACTGCCGCCGTTGGATACGTCAAAGCTGCCCGAACTGCCGGAGGGGTGGGTTTGGAGTCGAGGAGATGATGTTTTTTATTTCATAACCAGTGGTTCACGCGGCTGGGCAAAATACTACTCCGAAACTGGCAAGCTGTTCTTGCGAATGGGCAACCTCGACCATGACAGCATTTCGCTAGATTTGTCGGATATTCAGCTTGTTCAGCCACCAAGTGGTGCGGAAGGTATAAGGACAAGAGTTCAACCTGATGACATACTAATTTCCGTGACGGCTGATGTTGGAATGACTGCGTTGGTGCCAAAAAGTATTTCGGAAGCCTATGTTAACCAGCATGTTGCTTTAGCCCGTTCAGTTGATTCAATCGAGAAACGTTTCCTTGCATGGTTCATTGCCTCAAGTGATGGGGGACAGAGGCAATTTGCTCTACTCAGGCGAGGGGCTACAAAAGCAGGCCTTGGCTTGGACGATATCAAAACAATTGGGATTCCATTAGCATCTTTGGCTGAGCAAGGGCAGATAGTTGCAGAGATTGAGAAGCATTTCAGCATAGCGGACAAGGCGGAGCAGATGGTGGAGGATGCATTGAAGCAGTCCGGCCGACTACGGCAGAGCATCCTGAAAAAAGCCTTCGAGGGCAAACTGGTCCCCCAAGACCCAAACGACGAACCAGCAGAGAAACTTTTAGAAAGAATCAGGAAGGAGAAACAATAG
- a CDS encoding CocE/NonD family hydrolase yields the protein MKRITDFPEKVKHIENTFITMRDGCKLAARIWMPESADEQPVPAVLEYLPYRKRDGTRNRDDQVQTYFAGHGYAGVRVDMRGSGDSEGILEDEYLELEQRDCLDVLEWLEKQPWCTGDVGMIGISWGGFNGLQVAALRPPQLKTIITVCSTDDRYADDVHYMGGCLLGDNLSWASTMFAYNSCPPDPEIVGDKWRQMWLDRLEHSGLWLKKWLHHQHRDAYWKHGSICEDFSTVQIPVLAASGWADGYTNSVFRLVENLQGPVKGLVGPWSHKYPHEGKPGPAIGFLQECVKWWDKWLKGKDNDIMEGPALIAWMQDSVPPFTKYEYRPGRWVGEDTWPSDNVKYRDYKIAPHALTESGEPEVKPFPIQSPLTVGLFAGKWCSYHAGPDLPHDQRQEDGGALVFETEALDEQVEIFGAPVADLVLTSDKPVAMVACRLSDVAPDGKTTRITYGILNLTHRESHEKPEKLLPGQKYRVQVQLNDIAQIFPAGHKIRLSISSSYWPLAWPSPEPAMLNIYSGESEFKLPTRKRRDIDQKIHFDRPEAGPPTNKEVIEGEHHVWNVIRNLATDESVLEVVKDLGKFRIKDIDTEMGCSTYEWYRNQNDDYNSAQGETLWERSFKRGDWDAGTITKTRLSCDERFFYVHAQLDAYEGPNRVFSKDWNEKIPRRLV from the coding sequence GTGAAACGCATCACCGATTTTCCCGAAAAAGTAAAACATATCGAAAACACATTCATAACCATGCGAGATGGATGCAAACTAGCCGCCCGCATCTGGATGCCGGAATCCGCCGACGAACAACCCGTCCCCGCAGTACTCGAATATCTGCCTTACCGCAAACGCGACGGCACCAGAAACCGCGACGACCAGGTACAGACCTACTTCGCAGGCCACGGCTACGCCGGCGTCCGCGTCGACATGCGCGGCAGCGGCGATTCCGAAGGCATCCTCGAAGACGAATACCTCGAACTCGAACAGCGGGACTGCCTCGACGTTCTTGAATGGCTCGAAAAGCAGCCTTGGTGCACCGGCGACGTCGGCATGATCGGCATTTCGTGGGGCGGTTTCAACGGTCTCCAGGTAGCAGCACTCCGGCCCCCCCAGCTCAAGACCATCATCACCGTCTGCAGCACCGACGACCGCTACGCGGACGACGTACACTACATGGGTGGATGTCTGCTAGGCGACAACCTGTCCTGGGCGTCCACCATGTTCGCCTACAATTCGTGCCCACCGGACCCGGAGATCGTCGGCGACAAATGGCGCCAGATGTGGCTCGACAGACTCGAGCACAGCGGTCTCTGGCTCAAGAAATGGCTCCACCACCAGCACCGCGACGCCTACTGGAAACACGGGTCCATATGCGAAGATTTCTCAACCGTACAAATACCCGTACTAGCCGCCAGCGGTTGGGCTGACGGTTACACAAACTCTGTCTTCCGCCTTGTTGAAAACCTCCAGGGCCCGGTAAAAGGCCTCGTAGGACCCTGGTCGCACAAATACCCCCACGAAGGCAAACCCGGCCCCGCGATAGGTTTCCTGCAGGAGTGCGTAAAATGGTGGGACAAATGGCTCAAGGGTAAAGACAACGACATCATGGAAGGTCCCGCGCTGATCGCGTGGATGCAGGACAGCGTACCGCCATTCACCAAATACGAATACCGCCCAGGCAGATGGGTAGGCGAGGACACCTGGCCCAGCGACAACGTCAAGTATCGAGATTACAAAATAGCTCCCCACGCTCTGACCGAAAGCGGCGAACCCGAGGTCAAGCCGTTCCCCATACAGTCCCCGCTCACCGTCGGTCTGTTCGCCGGCAAATGGTGCAGCTATCACGCTGGCCCGGACCTGCCCCACGATCAGCGGCAGGAGGACGGCGGAGCACTTGTCTTCGAAACTGAGGCACTTGACGAACAGGTCGAGATATTCGGTGCCCCCGTCGCCGATCTCGTACTGACCTCTGACAAACCCGTCGCCATGGTCGCATGCAGACTCTCTGATGTCGCCCCTGACGGCAAGACGACACGAATCACCTATGGCATCTTGAATCTGACGCATCGCGAAAGCCACGAAAAACCCGAAAAGCTCCTACCCGGCCAAAAGTACCGCGTGCAGGTCCAGCTAAACGATATCGCCCAGATATTTCCCGCTGGCCATAAGATAAGGCTCTCCATATCGAGTTCCTACTGGCCTCTCGCCTGGCCCAGCCCCGAACCTGCCATGCTCAACATTTACAGCGGTGAAAGTGAGTTCAAGTTACCCACCCGTAAACGCCGCGACATAGATCAGAAGATTCATTTTGATCGCCCCGAGGCCGGTCCGCCCACCAATAAGGAAGTCATCGAGGGCGAACACCACGTCTGGAACGTAATACGCAATCTCGCCACCGACGAGTCGGTTCTGGAAGTCGTAAAGGACCTCGGCAAGTTCAGGATCAAGGACATCGACACCGAGATGGGCTGCTCAACTTATGAGTGGTACCGCAATCAAAACGACGATTACAACAGCGCCCAGGGCGAAACCCTATGGGAAAGGAGCTTCAAAAGAGGTGACTGGGACGCCGGCACCATCACCAAAACCCGTCTGAGCTGCGACGAAAGATTCTTCTATGTACACGCACAACTAGACGCCTACGAGGGCCCGAACCGCGTTTTCAGCAAAGACTGGAACGAGAAGATTCCCCGCAGGCTCGTTTAA
- a CDS encoding CBS domain-containing protein has protein sequence MQVKDIMTQALDKIESTASLTEAAKHMSYRDVGILPVSKADQIVGVITDRDIVIRGLAQDKQPGQTTVSEVMTTNLIFCSEGDDIHEAGKLMEEKQVRRLLVSDQNDKLVGVLSLGDLAAKCGEDIFSGEVLEAISEPATPLR, from the coding sequence ATGCAGGTAAAAGATATTATGACACAGGCTCTGGATAAGATTGAATCTACCGCCAGTCTTACAGAAGCGGCGAAGCACATGAGCTATCGGGACGTGGGAATTCTTCCTGTCAGCAAAGCAGACCAGATCGTGGGGGTTATAACAGACCGCGACATTGTGATACGCGGCCTGGCGCAGGACAAACAACCCGGGCAAACAACTGTCAGCGAGGTAATGACCACGAATCTGATCTTCTGCTCGGAAGGTGACGACATACACGAGGCAGGCAAGCTGATGGAAGAAAAGCAGGTCCGTCGTCTTCTGGTATCCGATCAGAACGACAAACTCGTGGGCGTTCTCTCGCTAGGTGATCTTGCGGCCAAGTGCGGCGAGGACATATTCTCAGGTGAGGTACTCGAAGCCATTTCAGAACCGGCGACACCGCTGAGGTAA
- a CDS encoding HigA family addiction module antitoxin — MAVKYKPFINIGPGFYIEEELETRGWTKQDLATILGLSSTHVSELIHGKRAVSLETAKLLSKAFGQSPQYWLNLYTNYKLREEKTSKAENETEIKANILSHMPIADMVKKGWLPKWNGKLSRLVENVEQFWGRQGLDFAFMDKCAAPAFRKSDAFEKYNRYYALTWHHMARKCAAQYKVEKYDSKKLTAIANELAEYSYAENGIECLIQDLAYAGVKFFILPHLEKTYTDGSAFWDGDNPVIVWTGRFKREDNFWFTVAHEIAHILFHLRSKKAVFIDSENMDITEQEDEANLFAQKAYKYDEIVSFLGGHKITVFMVRKCSEELKISPSLIVGQLRHHQILKHYQLRNLVNSDVLESIPDEFFADVRAA; from the coding sequence ATGGCGGTAAAATACAAACCATTTATAAACATAGGGCCAGGCTTTTACATCGAGGAAGAGCTTGAGACTCGCGGCTGGACCAAGCAGGATTTGGCGACGATACTCGGTTTGAGTTCCACTCATGTCAGCGAGCTAATCCACGGCAAGAGGGCCGTCAGTCTCGAAACCGCAAAGCTGTTGAGCAAAGCCTTTGGGCAGTCTCCTCAGTACTGGCTGAATCTCTACACCAACTACAAGCTGCGAGAAGAAAAGACCAGCAAAGCGGAAAATGAGACTGAGATAAAGGCCAACATCCTTTCTCATATGCCTATAGCCGATATGGTCAAGAAGGGGTGGCTGCCGAAATGGAACGGCAAACTTTCCAGGCTTGTTGAGAATGTCGAACAGTTCTGGGGCAGACAAGGCCTTGACTTTGCTTTCATGGACAAGTGTGCAGCACCTGCGTTTCGCAAGTCTGATGCTTTTGAAAAATACAACAGGTATTATGCCTTGACGTGGCATCACATGGCAAGAAAATGTGCTGCACAGTACAAGGTTGAAAAGTATGACAGCAAAAAGCTTACAGCCATTGCAAACGAGCTGGCTGAATACAGCTATGCCGAAAATGGTATCGAGTGCCTGATTCAAGACCTTGCTTATGCGGGCGTAAAGTTCTTTATCCTGCCGCATCTTGAGAAGACATATACTGACGGTTCCGCATTCTGGGATGGCGACAACCCTGTAATCGTCTGGACCGGCAGATTCAAGCGGGAAGATAACTTCTGGTTTACTGTTGCCCATGAGATTGCACACATTCTTTTTCATCTCAGAAGCAAAAAAGCTGTGTTCATAGACAGTGAAAACATGGACATCACTGAGCAGGAAGATGAAGCGAATCTGTTCGCTCAGAAAGCCTATAAGTACGATGAAATAGTCAGCTTTCTCGGTGGCCATAAAATCACAGTTTTCATGGTTCGCAAGTGTTCCGAGGAACTGAAAATATCTCCTTCCCTTATTGTCGGCCAGCTCCGCCATCACCAGATACTTAAGCATTATCAGTTGCGTAATCTTGTCAATAGTGACGTCCTCGAAAGCATACCTGATGAATTTTTTGCTGATGTAAGGGCGGCGTAA
- a CDS encoding tyrosine-type recombinase/integrase, producing the protein MSKRETPPRKKVGRNWYVCDRQGKIVEGLAYDTGNGYYFYSGWRQEPGVKQKKKTRKDYQFGRDYDEAIYLFRQWQEKDKSFSPINYDSVMENGGLIHTPDDAPKGSEIVEEYDEDGFLSAYAIQHEIDDDEVWRRARSLILQDIREAAKKLGFPCLLEIEDKLLKHREIPKLTIQNIRDFFWDHNGSKPQEKRMVRLAINEFMEYVKDSDVSSMDKFDVMAWNEFLHSDGHSSNFINKRIERVITCLNFYLKNFEKKKRQENQHKAEIKRTVDLIKEHTDKKSAQIKDTPKTFSVKTLKKLFKKINNDRQFVLINLLALNCGFYAKDIEGIKKDMVREKDGLTFISYPRDKTQKTSPRVIVLWEKTTSLLQDYMNDNPNNTDYVFLNKAGTNLKVPSIQKKFRQYKAKVKNEDKTDINFKSYRDTVASSLVYKVDNTDLITVTLGHDFGGKKKMYWKYIETNPSEIKVVADILYDKFKAVIDAI; encoded by the coding sequence ATGAGCAAAAGAGAGACTCCGCCAAGGAAGAAAGTGGGCAGGAATTGGTATGTCTGCGACCGACAAGGAAAGATAGTTGAGGGGTTGGCATACGACACAGGTAATGGCTATTATTTCTACAGCGGATGGAGGCAGGAACCAGGGGTAAAACAAAAAAAGAAAACACGCAAAGACTATCAGTTTGGGCGGGATTATGATGAAGCTATTTACCTGTTTCGGCAGTGGCAGGAGAAGGACAAAAGTTTTTCCCCCATAAACTATGACAGCGTAATGGAGAATGGAGGGCTAATCCACACTCCCGATGACGCTCCCAAGGGGTCTGAAATTGTTGAAGAATATGATGAAGATGGGTTTTTGAGTGCCTATGCCATTCAGCATGAAATAGACGACGATGAAGTATGGAGAAGGGCGAGAAGTCTCATCTTGCAGGATATTCGAGAAGCTGCTAAGAAGCTTGGTTTTCCGTGCCTGCTTGAAATAGAAGATAAGCTTTTAAAGCACAGAGAAATCCCCAAGCTCACCATTCAAAATATTCGAGACTTCTTCTGGGACCACAACGGTAGCAAGCCTCAAGAGAAGAGAATGGTAAGACTTGCAATAAATGAGTTTATGGAATATGTCAAAGATTCAGATGTTTCCTCGATGGATAAATTTGATGTAATGGCCTGGAACGAGTTTCTTCATTCCGATGGACATTCCAGCAATTTCATCAATAAAAGAATAGAAAGGGTTATCACCTGCCTTAACTTCTATCTCAAAAACTTCGAAAAGAAGAAGCGTCAGGAGAATCAACATAAAGCTGAAATCAAGAGGACCGTAGACTTAATCAAAGAACACACTGACAAGAAGAGTGCACAAATCAAGGACACTCCGAAGACCTTTTCTGTCAAGACTCTCAAGAAGCTTTTCAAAAAAATCAATAACGATAGGCAGTTTGTCCTTATCAACCTTCTTGCTCTGAACTGTGGATTTTACGCAAAGGATATAGAAGGCATTAAGAAAGATATGGTAAGGGAAAAAGACGGCTTAACCTTCATCAGTTATCCGAGAGATAAAACCCAAAAGACAAGTCCCCGGGTTATTGTTCTGTGGGAAAAGACAACGAGTCTTCTGCAGGACTACATGAATGACAATCCAAATAATACAGACTATGTTTTTTTGAATAAGGCTGGGACCAACCTGAAAGTCCCTTCTATCCAAAAGAAATTCAGGCAGTACAAAGCTAAGGTAAAGAATGAAGACAAAACCGACATCAACTTCAAGAGCTATAGGGATACAGTGGCAAGTTCATTGGTCTACAAAGTAGACAATACAGACTTAATCACTGTGACTCTTGGACATGATTTCGGTGGCAAGAAAAAAATGTATTGGAAGTACATCGAAACGAATCCCTCAGAAATTAAAGTAGTAGCTGACATACTTTACGACAAGTTCAAGGCTGTAATTGATGCAATCTGA
- a CDS encoding ATP-grasp domain-containing protein, with protein sequence METQKKNIFVLGMDEENAEKLNQVPGSENLIFHQLLSYDYIHDFEHTPMDEIMESARQQLKGFDGSIDGMLWLFDFPGVLMGPILCKEFGIQTAEPLSVFKAENKYLSRVEQQKVIPECTPKFFGFNPGDPESIKKIDLEYPFWIKPAISFSGHLGFEIKSDQDLGHAVDQIQHRKDLFADPYFTLEKQIEMSEDMHHASEKIFVAEQIISGKQCTLEGYIYNGEFDFHGLIDSFRYPNRMSFSRYQYPSKIPQRVQKQMHEKAEKILRRMGYENASFNIEFFWDRKNEELWLLEINTRISQSHCNLFKMVDGVLSHKIPIDLALGRRPELPHRKGEYKLAAKLFLRSFIAGKVTRSPSKEQIREIEKEFDAEITHTVTEGMQLEDLKWQDSYSYVLTILYLGAQSQKELLDKFDIIANKLDIEVEGKKIRSKQGRRM encoded by the coding sequence ATGGAAACACAAAAGAAGAACATTTTCGTACTCGGCATGGACGAAGAAAACGCCGAGAAACTCAACCAGGTGCCCGGCTCGGAAAACTTGATTTTTCACCAGCTCCTGTCCTATGACTACATCCATGACTTCGAACATACACCGATGGACGAGATCATGGAGTCCGCCAGACAGCAGCTAAAGGGTTTCGACGGCAGCATAGATGGTATGCTCTGGCTCTTCGACTTCCCGGGCGTACTCATGGGTCCCATACTCTGCAAGGAATTCGGCATACAAACTGCCGAACCCCTAAGCGTCTTCAAGGCCGAGAACAAATACCTCAGCCGGGTCGAACAGCAGAAGGTGATTCCAGAATGCACCCCGAAATTCTTTGGCTTCAACCCCGGCGACCCAGAAAGCATAAAAAAGATCGACCTTGAATACCCCTTCTGGATTAAACCCGCAATATCGTTCTCCGGACATCTGGGTTTCGAGATAAAGTCGGACCAGGATCTAGGCCATGCAGTCGATCAGATACAGCACCGCAAGGATCTTTTCGCCGACCCATATTTCACGCTCGAAAAACAGATCGAGATGTCTGAAGACATGCACCACGCAAGCGAAAAGATTTTCGTCGCAGAACAGATAATCTCAGGCAAACAATGCACCTTGGAAGGCTACATCTACAACGGCGAATTCGACTTCCACGGCCTCATAGACTCCTTCAGATATCCCAATCGAATGTCCTTCTCCCGCTACCAGTACCCCTCCAAAATCCCGCAGCGGGTTCAGAAACAAATGCACGAGAAAGCAGAAAAGATACTTCGCCGGATGGGTTATGAAAACGCATCCTTCAACATAGAATTCTTCTGGGACAGAAAGAACGAAGAACTCTGGCTGCTCGAAATAAACACCCGCATCTCGCAATCGCACTGCAATCTCTTTAAAATGGTCGACGGCGTACTCAGCCACAAGATCCCGATCGACCTCGCCCTGGGTCGCCGCCCCGAACTGCCTCACCGCAAGGGCGAATACAAACTCGCCGCCAAACTATTCCTCCGCAGTTTCATCGCCGGCAAGGTGACCCGATCACCAAGCAAAGAACAGATCAGAGAGATCGAAAAAGAATTCGACGCCGAGATAACCCACACCGTCACCGAAGGCATGCAGCTCGAAGACCTCAAATGGCAGGACAGTTATAGTTACGTCCTGACGATCTTATATCTCGGCGCTCAGTCACAGAAGGAACTGCTCGACAAATTCGACATCATCGCAAACAAGCTTGACATCGAAGTAGAAGGCAAGAAAATTCGTTCAAAACAAGGGAGGCGAATGTGA